One Novipirellula caenicola genomic window carries:
- a CDS encoding FHA domain-containing protein, with product MTHHQRLTWTIGSDRDCSVVVTDADVKPLHCELRYEAGIFTVLPRQGRVGFAKHRSGLQFTDQPQRIVASDRVYLTQSISLPWPCEQDAAAVLTVGRASDCDLILDYPEISGRHAILIVGSGGTRVLRDTHSRNGLYVDADFSKHVEACLLNPNRPVYFGSRPIDSKRFFGATRTVPADETWTASRLPSPPIAEPIRRPTWILASTWIGLMLAVLWTIYLLTASPSDTPPLPASQSVAVKPSVAVQQTPRSAEQSETIPNADPETPSPSAEPVSDNVGTMPPSESMQSSELMPPSEPARNTASTASATIDDCVYWVLILNDETHSYFRLGTAIATDDQILSTTGSIVHALTKMQQNGYSHPKVVHLATMQEYAITASGVLPEFEKRVQTADLLRQQYMTQHEAATNSGEASKLADPSLDQAARLVNLAMTAATSADVGWLKIARSVVNMSVDRVSIQNASTENDRSVRPVLAVDLLDTGFDQEDPFFDSSEKTNLHRIALRVLGQDPEYDGVAGALRIRATANEVQGRNLLGAPVVRNATLLGLVVFQSPPDEDSAVILEVVTPQTIAASIPVKSKSTP from the coding sequence TCAAGGCCGCGTGGGATTCGCGAAGCATCGCTCGGGACTTCAATTCACTGATCAACCACAACGGATCGTCGCCAGCGATCGCGTTTATTTGACGCAATCAATCTCATTGCCGTGGCCGTGTGAACAGGACGCTGCGGCCGTGTTGACGGTCGGTCGTGCGTCGGATTGTGATCTGATTTTGGATTATCCCGAAATCTCAGGGCGACATGCGATCTTGATCGTGGGCAGCGGCGGGACTCGTGTGCTGCGAGACACCCACAGCCGCAATGGCTTGTATGTGGATGCGGATTTTTCGAAACACGTCGAGGCTTGCTTGTTGAATCCGAATCGCCCGGTTTACTTCGGATCTCGACCGATCGATTCAAAAAGATTCTTTGGGGCAACAAGGACGGTTCCCGCGGACGAAACGTGGACTGCTAGCCGACTGCCGTCGCCCCCCATCGCCGAACCGATCCGTCGACCGACTTGGATTCTTGCATCGACCTGGATTGGGTTGATGCTGGCCGTCCTGTGGACGATCTACCTGCTTACGGCGTCACCATCGGATACGCCCCCGCTACCTGCGTCGCAAAGCGTTGCAGTGAAACCGAGCGTTGCGGTGCAACAAACGCCTCGTTCAGCGGAACAATCCGAGACGATACCGAACGCCGATCCCGAAACACCCTCGCCTTCCGCCGAACCGGTCTCCGATAACGTCGGCACGATGCCACCGAGTGAATCGATGCAATCGAGTGAGCTGATGCCCCCGAGTGAACCGGCGCGAAACACCGCATCGACGGCATCCGCCACCATCGATGATTGTGTCTATTGGGTGTTGATTCTAAACGATGAAACGCACAGCTATTTTCGGCTCGGCACTGCGATCGCCACCGACGATCAGATATTGTCCACCACGGGCTCGATTGTGCACGCCCTGACGAAGATGCAACAAAACGGATATTCGCACCCCAAAGTGGTGCACCTTGCGACGATGCAAGAGTACGCGATCACTGCCTCGGGCGTGCTTCCCGAATTTGAAAAACGGGTGCAAACTGCGGACTTGCTTCGCCAGCAGTACATGACGCAACACGAGGCCGCCACCAACAGTGGAGAGGCGTCGAAACTTGCCGATCCCTCGCTTGATCAAGCCGCTCGGCTTGTCAATTTGGCGATGACCGCCGCCACGTCCGCCGATGTCGGTTGGTTAAAAATCGCCCGATCCGTCGTCAATATGTCAGTTGACCGCGTGTCGATCCAAAATGCGTCGACCGAAAACGACCGATCTGTCCGACCGGTTTTAGCCGTCGATCTGTTGGACACGGGGTTTGATCAGGAGGATCCCTTCTTTGACTCAAGCGAAAAAACGAACTTGCACCGGATCGCGTTACGTGTGCTCGGGCAAGACCCCGAGTACGACGGGGTAGCCGGTGCGCTGCGTATCCGAGCGACAGCTAACGAGGTCCAGGGGCGGAACCTGCTTGGGGCCCCGGTCGTGCGTAACGCCACATTATTGGGGTTGGTAGTTTTTCAGTCTCCGCCCGACGAAGACTCAGCGGTTATACTCGAGGTGGTCACGCCGCAAACAATCGCCGCTTCGATCCCGGTCAAGTCCAAGTCCACTCCTTAG
- a CDS encoding serine/threonine-protein kinase — MSDETILIHPAGPSDAKPRVQVRLRVIQGPHAGDSWTFAQDATIMIGRESPSQIKLPLEKAFSREHVLLKITPPRVQLTDNHSSNGTWVNGVCLVAASLVDGDRFGVGETEIRCEVLDTVKIPSPSEPQEDPVEDSAERTRDQSSPSPSAPKSANSNRPSVPQSILQTRITSQELQPSWQPEDFERSHTETNVPTLGGYLLQRPLTYDRTSTLFKAKDARTQASYYVKVFQADVMASDEAKNTFFQQAAVLAGLDHPRILKTLEFGIEDDQPFLVMESVDRLDLLATIDGQSPERRILTATWIVSRLLQAVHFAHQHKVVHRRIHPSNIFGYREGRHLQIKLGNFAPTIDSQKNDSGSMTHDRSAITAQHYLAPEEREDASVATPAIDLFACGCCLFRLAIGEEPDIVFQPEKTHAAIDLATYLPRTLAKVIRQSIDVAPARRFSSAESFAEAIFPFHRRA; from the coding sequence ATGAGCGACGAAACCATCTTGATCCACCCCGCGGGTCCATCTGACGCGAAGCCTCGCGTCCAAGTCCGACTGCGAGTGATCCAGGGGCCTCACGCCGGCGACTCGTGGACGTTCGCTCAAGATGCCACGATCATGATCGGTCGCGAAAGCCCGTCGCAGATAAAACTGCCGCTCGAAAAAGCGTTCTCGCGTGAACACGTGCTCTTGAAAATCACGCCCCCTCGCGTGCAGTTAACGGACAACCACTCGAGTAACGGAACGTGGGTCAACGGCGTTTGTTTGGTCGCCGCATCGCTGGTCGACGGAGATCGTTTCGGTGTCGGCGAGACCGAAATTCGCTGCGAAGTCTTGGACACGGTGAAGATCCCATCGCCAAGCGAACCGCAGGAAGACCCGGTCGAGGACTCGGCCGAGCGGACGCGTGATCAATCCTCACCGTCGCCGTCCGCCCCCAAATCCGCGAATTCGAACCGACCATCGGTACCGCAGTCGATCTTGCAAACACGGATCACGTCCCAGGAATTGCAACCGTCCTGGCAGCCCGAAGATTTTGAACGATCGCACACAGAGACGAACGTTCCGACTTTGGGCGGGTATCTGCTACAACGTCCGCTCACCTATGACCGGACATCGACGCTTTTCAAGGCGAAAGATGCTCGTACGCAAGCCTCCTATTACGTCAAAGTCTTTCAGGCGGATGTGATGGCTAGTGACGAAGCTAAAAACACATTCTTTCAGCAAGCTGCAGTGCTGGCGGGTCTCGATCATCCTCGTATTCTGAAAACACTCGAATTTGGAATCGAAGATGATCAACCATTCTTGGTGATGGAATCGGTCGACCGCCTGGACCTACTTGCCACCATCGATGGCCAATCGCCCGAGCGACGAATCCTAACGGCAACCTGGATCGTCTCACGCCTTTTGCAGGCGGTTCATTTTGCCCACCAACATAAAGTCGTGCATCGCCGGATCCATCCGTCGAATATTTTTGGCTATCGCGAAGGACGCCATTTGCAAATCAAACTCGGTAACTTTGCCCCCACCATCGACTCGCAAAAGAATGATTCGGGTTCGATGACGCATGATCGGTCGGCGATCACCGCTCAGCACTACCTTGCCCCCGAGGAACGCGAGGACGCATCCGTTGCGACTCCCGCGATCGACCTATTCGCGTGCGGATGCTGCCTTTTTCGACTTGCAATCGGCGAAGAACCGGACATCGTGTTTCAGCCCGAGAAAACGCACGCCGCGATCGACCTCGCCACGTACCTGCCACGAACACTTGCTAAAGTAATCCGACAATCGATTGACGTCGCCCCGGCACGCCGTTTCTCATCGGCCGAGTCATTCGCCGAAGCCATCTTTCCTTTTCACCGGCGAGCGTGA
- a CDS encoding BBP7 family outer membrane beta-barrel protein, which produces MSWFAPIATGTVAAQGVISSGPNVIVNNSGSFDPYSAQASAGAGSSFSGGNLLSFPSVGGFVPNMQQRIADRLWIRGEYLYWEASGMDTPPLATTSPDGTPQASAGILGESGTTVLFGNGELNDGGHSGFRGRAGFWITPQGSFAIEGEYFGLFGDGDSYAAAGDGTPILARPFFDTTTNREAAQLVSYGNVVSGALRIDSDTDLQSAMVNVRAALMPTYMGYNSGEPDRVDWIIGYRNLQLEDRLSFSESLSSQVVGEPDTTVRSEQFHTENRFNGLQLGMIHQATFDRAWLESTMRVAVGTNSQRVNISGSTTLTDNGVAESYPGGLLTQTSNIGSYREDEFTMIPELGVTLGVRVTSWLHATVGYSLLYFPNVVRAGDQIDPTVNSNLIPEPSTPVTGSRRPQYRFVETDYWAQGIHFGGQLQF; this is translated from the coding sequence TTGTCTTGGTTTGCCCCGATTGCGACCGGAACGGTTGCAGCGCAGGGAGTGATTTCGTCAGGACCGAACGTGATCGTCAACAACTCCGGTTCGTTTGATCCCTATTCGGCTCAGGCGTCGGCGGGGGCGGGCAGTTCGTTCAGCGGCGGCAATTTGTTGTCGTTCCCTTCGGTCGGCGGGTTTGTGCCGAACATGCAGCAGCGAATTGCCGACCGTCTATGGATTCGCGGCGAATATCTGTACTGGGAAGCCTCGGGGATGGATACGCCTCCGTTGGCAACGACCAGCCCCGATGGCACGCCACAAGCCAGCGCAGGAATCCTGGGCGAATCAGGCACCACAGTGCTGTTTGGCAATGGTGAACTCAACGACGGCGGACACAGTGGGTTTCGTGGCAGAGCCGGATTTTGGATCACCCCGCAAGGCTCGTTTGCAATCGAAGGCGAATACTTTGGTCTATTCGGCGATGGCGATTCCTACGCCGCCGCAGGCGATGGGACGCCGATCTTGGCGCGGCCCTTTTTTGACACGACCACCAACCGCGAAGCTGCTCAATTGGTTTCCTACGGGAATGTTGTCAGTGGAGCACTGCGAATCGACTCGGATACGGACCTGCAATCGGCGATGGTCAATGTACGAGCCGCCTTGATGCCGACCTATATGGGGTACAACAGTGGCGAACCCGACCGAGTCGACTGGATCATTGGCTATCGCAATCTTCAACTCGAAGACCGATTGTCATTCTCGGAATCACTGTCGTCCCAAGTCGTTGGTGAACCGGACACGACCGTTCGAAGCGAACAATTTCATACCGAGAACCGGTTCAATGGACTGCAGCTAGGCATGATCCACCAAGCGACATTCGACCGCGCCTGGTTAGAATCAACGATGCGAGTCGCCGTCGGTACGAACAGCCAGCGAGTCAATATCTCGGGCTCCACCACCCTCACGGACAATGGCGTCGCCGAAAGTTATCCTGGAGGACTGCTGACCCAAACCAGCAACATTGGTTCGTATCGCGAGGATGAGTTTACGATGATCCCCGAGCTTGGCGTAACGCTAGGCGTTCGCGTCACCAGCTGGTTACATGCAACGGTCGGATATTCGCTGCTCTATTTTCCCAACGTCGTCCGCGCTGGGGATCAAATCGACCCCACCGTAAACTCGAATCTGATTCCTGAACCCAGCACACCCGTCACCGGTTCCCGTCGCCCGCAATATCGATTTGTCGAAACTGACTACTGGGCCCAAGGCATTCACTTCGGTGGCCAGCTACAGTTCTAA
- a CDS encoding TolC family protein: protein MLACAIGVITAVGCQTHRNFSETVYNDTSSIDAIMQMVDAGAPAVTFPDVSAAPRTVRSIDDFATLQYRDMSLQETIHTALQHSQVMRDLGATILRAPQTVVTDQTKSLAELDPQTSIESALAAYDAQFYALGKWQNNDRRFNNRFFGGGANAFKQDTHDYVFQLSKRTATGAEFAVRNVIDYDANNATGNLTDSAWQSQIHAEMRQPLMQGGGLQFNRIAGPAAQPGIYAGVLIAKVNDDITSAKFRQGARDYISNVINAYWDLYFAYRDLDSKRDALERSRETWQNYEAQKSSNRKAGASEAFAREQYFRFQSELQDAVAGKLIQRTQVNNSTSGGTFAGQGGVLASERRLRLLIGLPLSDDALIRPNDEPLNAPMTFDWDSISIEAIRLRSELQQQRLLVKRREMEALAAKNFLMPTLDLVTIYRVRGLDQDLAGDNSAFKQLGTLDYQEYEASLELKLPVGFRQGYLAVRHAKSQLAREVAVLEEQERQILHDLAAVVGESDRAFTQMETNLNRYLAARDALQILEANRAAGLPVNLEQLLDAQRRVTEAQSRYFLSMVEYTVAAKNVQFEKGTLLQTANLFLVDESTSPVLLAEPLIESSSEPVDAS from the coding sequence ATGCTGGCGTGCGCGATTGGCGTGATCACGGCGGTCGGTTGCCAAACTCACCGCAATTTTTCCGAGACGGTTTATAACGACACCTCCTCGATCGATGCGATCATGCAGATGGTCGATGCCGGAGCCCCTGCGGTGACGTTTCCGGACGTCTCGGCCGCGCCCCGGACGGTACGCTCGATCGACGATTTCGCCACGCTGCAATATCGTGACATGTCGTTGCAAGAAACGATCCACACGGCGCTGCAGCACTCGCAAGTGATGCGAGATTTGGGGGCGACGATCCTGCGGGCTCCGCAAACCGTCGTCACCGATCAAACGAAATCGCTCGCCGAATTGGATCCGCAAACCAGCATCGAATCGGCGTTGGCTGCCTATGATGCTCAGTTCTATGCGCTTGGCAAATGGCAGAACAACGACCGCCGATTCAACAACCGTTTCTTTGGTGGCGGTGCCAACGCGTTTAAGCAAGACACGCACGACTATGTCTTTCAGTTGTCCAAGCGGACCGCGACCGGCGCCGAATTTGCCGTTCGTAATGTCATCGACTACGACGCCAACAATGCCACCGGCAATCTGACCGACAGTGCTTGGCAGAGTCAGATCCATGCCGAGATGCGGCAACCATTGATGCAAGGTGGCGGGCTGCAATTCAATCGTATCGCCGGTCCCGCGGCACAGCCTGGGATTTATGCAGGCGTTCTGATCGCGAAAGTTAACGATGACATCACCTCGGCAAAATTTCGCCAAGGGGCTCGCGATTACATTAGCAACGTGATCAATGCCTACTGGGATTTGTATTTCGCCTATCGCGACCTCGATTCCAAACGTGATGCTCTCGAACGGAGCCGCGAAACCTGGCAAAATTACGAGGCTCAGAAGTCAAGTAATCGAAAAGCTGGCGCCAGCGAAGCGTTTGCACGCGAACAGTACTTTCGTTTCCAAAGCGAATTGCAGGATGCGGTGGCGGGCAAGTTGATCCAGCGAACTCAGGTCAACAACTCGACATCCGGAGGCACGTTCGCAGGCCAAGGTGGTGTGTTGGCGTCCGAGCGACGACTGAGATTGTTGATCGGGTTGCCGCTCAGCGATGACGCTCTGATTCGTCCCAATGACGAACCGCTCAATGCACCGATGACGTTCGATTGGGACTCGATTTCCATTGAAGCTATTCGGCTCCGCAGTGAGCTGCAGCAACAGCGATTGCTTGTCAAACGACGTGAGATGGAAGCCCTCGCCGCCAAGAACTTTTTGATGCCGACACTCGATCTAGTGACGATCTACCGCGTCCGAGGATTGGATCAAGATCTGGCGGGCGATAACTCGGCGTTCAAACAACTTGGAACGCTGGACTATCAAGAGTACGAGGCAAGTTTGGAGCTGAAGCTGCCCGTTGGGTTTCGACAAGGCTACTTGGCGGTTCGCCATGCCAAGTCGCAATTGGCACGCGAAGTCGCGGTGCTCGAAGAACAGGAACGGCAGATTCTACACGATCTTGCCGCGGTGGTTGGCGAAAGCGACCGTGCGTTCACGCAGATGGAAACCAATCTGAACCGCTATCTCGCTGCACGCGATGCACTGCAGATCCTCGAGGCGAATCGTGCTGCTGGGTTGCCGGTCAACCTCGAGCAATTGCTCGATGCGCAGCGACGCGTCACCGAGGCTCAATCGCGATACTTTTTGTCGATGGTCGAATACACCGTGGCGGCCAAGAACGTTCAATTTGAAAAAGGAACGCTCTTGCAGACCGCCAATCTTTTCTTGGTCGACGAATCGACCTCGCCGGTCCTGTTGGCCGAGCCTCTGATCGAGTCGTCCAGCGAACCGGTCGACGCGTCGTAG
- a CDS encoding efflux RND transporter periplasmic adaptor subunit — translation MSDPLRQTEQTWKDAESLVRQVDQFAHVVMPADKFFEHLVDTTQQTAKSRSVIVWTLQNGERHILARSGIDVHHDTSSDEGDAVDRADFTATSHWFDDAQTCITVARVTNDIVIGIEIRWSDAVDVTTQQPLSEMCKAVLESAMLVFLRHQADTLQIHRNRRQRWNQLVSQLNRGVGIRDSFTHAARAIASYVGSDRVSILHNRTGKPTSSFRLVACSISRNVDRRSRLARRMQDLAAQAASYGKPIEFVVGRGDTIPDPLRETLDAYLIESGSRAIAIETIPLNGRADSAVILCEQFTLSSHAEHGTFADLRDVVSAALTQSLHRDAASLRSQIDRWPQIPFSQKAIVAAIIVATAVLLMTLVHVDFWIPAQGRVVAKQRQSVYAPADGVVIELPVDNGSSVKQGQTLVVIRSHDLDTKQKQIEGEIAALQTSLAAIVAGRGSSASDIRDQTRSTTEQVLKSKIEGLLLQLDLVMAQQQALVVPSPITGKVDHWNMRENLASRPITRGQFLAEVHSPDAGWELEIEVSDSDSGYLFQLDRDGHRRCRFSLRSNPQDVYEAELTQLDRVTQLSDLGDWVIKGIVRPEAPNPTSIDSLRTGATARVEIWTGRRPIGFVWFRGFLQWWRTAI, via the coding sequence ATGTCCGACCCCCTGCGTCAAACCGAGCAAACGTGGAAAGATGCGGAATCGCTGGTACGCCAAGTCGATCAATTTGCTCACGTGGTGATGCCCGCAGACAAGTTCTTCGAGCACCTTGTCGACACGACTCAGCAAACCGCAAAATCCCGCAGCGTGATCGTTTGGACGCTTCAAAACGGCGAACGCCATATCTTGGCGCGATCCGGAATCGACGTTCATCATGACACGTCATCGGATGAAGGGGACGCAGTCGATCGAGCCGACTTCACCGCCACGTCGCATTGGTTTGACGATGCGCAAACATGCATCACTGTGGCGCGGGTGACAAACGACATCGTGATTGGGATCGAGATCCGATGGTCCGACGCAGTGGACGTCACAACCCAGCAACCTCTTTCGGAGATGTGCAAAGCGGTGCTCGAATCGGCGATGCTCGTTTTTTTGCGTCACCAAGCCGACACGCTACAGATCCATCGGAACAGGCGACAACGATGGAACCAGCTTGTTTCGCAACTCAATCGCGGCGTCGGAATCCGCGATTCATTTACCCATGCGGCAAGAGCGATCGCGAGCTATGTCGGTTCCGACCGGGTCAGCATTCTTCACAATCGCACCGGCAAACCGACATCGAGTTTTCGATTGGTTGCGTGTTCAATCAGCAGGAATGTCGATCGTCGCAGTCGACTTGCACGACGGATGCAAGACCTTGCCGCACAGGCCGCGAGTTACGGCAAGCCAATCGAGTTCGTGGTGGGGCGTGGCGACACCATCCCCGATCCGCTGCGTGAAACGCTTGATGCCTATTTGATCGAATCGGGATCTCGTGCGATTGCAATCGAAACGATTCCGCTAAACGGCCGTGCCGATTCCGCTGTGATCCTGTGTGAGCAGTTTACGTTGTCTTCGCACGCCGAACATGGCACGTTTGCCGATTTGCGTGATGTCGTCAGTGCCGCATTGACGCAATCGCTTCACCGTGACGCAGCCAGTCTGCGTTCGCAGATCGATCGGTGGCCTCAAATCCCATTCTCCCAAAAAGCGATAGTCGCGGCGATCATCGTTGCGACTGCGGTCCTGTTGATGACGCTCGTTCATGTTGATTTTTGGATCCCCGCGCAAGGACGCGTCGTTGCCAAGCAACGCCAAAGTGTCTACGCCCCGGCAGATGGCGTGGTGATCGAACTGCCGGTCGACAACGGTTCCTCGGTGAAACAGGGACAGACGTTGGTCGTGATACGCAGCCACGACTTGGATACAAAACAAAAACAGATCGAAGGCGAAATCGCCGCGTTGCAAACGAGTTTGGCAGCGATCGTCGCAGGACGAGGATCATCCGCAAGTGATATTCGCGATCAAACCCGTTCAACAACGGAACAGGTGCTGAAGTCAAAAATCGAAGGTCTGCTGCTGCAACTCGATTTGGTGATGGCACAACAACAAGCGTTGGTCGTGCCAAGTCCGATCACCGGCAAGGTCGATCATTGGAACATGCGAGAAAATTTGGCATCACGTCCGATCACTCGTGGGCAATTCCTCGCTGAGGTTCATTCACCTGACGCAGGCTGGGAACTCGAGATTGAAGTGAGCGATTCGGATAGCGGTTATCTATTCCAATTGGATCGCGACGGCCATCGTCGTTGCCGATTTTCACTGCGGTCGAATCCGCAGGACGTTTACGAAGCGGAACTGACACAGCTTGACCGCGTGACACAGCTCAGTGATCTAGGCGATTGGGTGATCAAGGGGATCGTTCGCCCCGAAGCCCCCAATCCCACCTCGATCGATTCGCTGCGAACGGGAGCGACGGCACGAGTGGAAATATGGACGGGGCGGCGGCCGATCGGGTTTGTTTGGTTTCGTGGCTTTCTGCAGTGGTGGCGGACAGCGATCTAG
- a CDS encoding HlyD family secretion protein: MMNRFHTLAASLTILAIAMCTTPLRAESDPLQIRDLIVVVIDEVQVPALETGAIDTLSVHEGMTVKRGDVLAILDRRRAELQQRLAKIQLEIATAKADDPSIVALAEKAYRRQQQISKQQTVDVTIAKQKASNELSVLAATKAEAVAKNELARAVDARKRYIDSVSQSEIDGLNLAYERARLEKEQARFQRQLDQLNVDSEKQAEIAQQIAVNEAEIQLSQSSHQHEIEVLEQQQHQHQSELAKLVFDQHTVVAPFDATVVEVMRRRGDWVRAGDPVVRLVGLRRLRAEGYVDAALRTRLLTIDSPTLILHNSTGEVIQRTGDIVFVSPEIDPVNQQVRLTIEFENPDDVVLPGMRMTMQLRTE, from the coding sequence ATGATGAACCGTTTTCACACATTGGCCGCGTCGCTGACGATCTTGGCGATTGCAATGTGCACCACTCCGTTGCGTGCCGAATCCGATCCGCTGCAGATCCGCGACCTGATCGTGGTCGTGATCGACGAGGTTCAAGTACCGGCACTGGAAACCGGAGCGATTGACACCTTGTCGGTTCACGAGGGGATGACGGTCAAGCGTGGTGATGTTCTTGCCATTCTTGATCGTCGACGAGCCGAACTGCAGCAGCGGCTCGCAAAAATCCAACTGGAAATCGCAACCGCCAAAGCAGACGATCCATCGATCGTCGCGCTGGCAGAAAAGGCGTATCGGCGACAACAACAAATCAGTAAACAGCAGACCGTTGATGTCACGATTGCAAAACAAAAGGCGAGCAACGAACTGAGTGTGTTGGCCGCAACCAAAGCCGAAGCGGTTGCGAAAAACGAATTGGCTCGTGCCGTCGATGCTCGCAAACGTTATATCGATAGCGTATCGCAATCGGAAATCGACGGATTGAATCTCGCCTACGAACGCGCACGACTTGAAAAGGAACAGGCCCGTTTTCAACGGCAACTTGATCAATTGAATGTCGATTCGGAAAAGCAGGCCGAGATCGCGCAACAGATTGCCGTGAACGAGGCAGAGATTCAACTGTCGCAATCATCGCATCAACACGAAATCGAAGTACTCGAACAACAACAGCATCAACACCAAAGCGAACTGGCCAAACTCGTTTTCGATCAACACACCGTGGTCGCTCCGTTTGACGCTACCGTGGTCGAAGTGATGCGGCGGCGAGGCGATTGGGTCCGCGCCGGTGATCCGGTGGTGCGGTTGGTGGGACTGCGTCGGCTTCGAGCCGAAGGTTACGTCGACGCCGCGCTGAGAACACGATTATTGACGATTGATTCGCCCACCCTAATCCTGCACAACTCGACGGGCGAGGTGATCCAACGAACGGGAGACATCGTTTTTGTCAGCCCCGAAATTGATCCCGTCAATCAACAAGTCCGATTGACGATCGAGTTCGAAAATCCCGATGACGTGGTGCTGCCGGGGATGCGAATGACGATGCAACTGAGGACCGAATGA